The Elaeis guineensis isolate ETL-2024a unplaced genomic scaffold, EG11 Super_Scaffold_1000077, whole genome shotgun sequence genome contains the following window.
gtcccatgagatgagaactctgatcccttgatcaacttggactgtggggcgccaatctcactgtgcttatccagtgttggtgccaacagtaggagggattgtggggattcttatctgatatgatcagatgacatcactccaccaatcaaaattttttcagaattaattgaaatttctgattggtcgaatgatgtggcactgcatggtgcagcagggtctatttaaaccctgtttgcgcctagggtttagagactctgctcaataaccagcaaaagcctgaatcctctccacttctccacacccctccgctcctctccctctcctcttcacgtccaagaggttgggcatccatctggtgcttgtccaaggcgtggtggctctttgattagaagactgcagagatttatcgagaagctgctgctccagcttcagaagatcttttaaagatcttccaaatcagatccagatctgatttttggagtaaagatttatgaggagaagatgatccagatcctgctcgagtggatactggtagaggttaggcgactgcgtggctattttagaacctcgggcattgctgcgatcatctacagggtaatctagttaccctagaggtatttctctattcctcatgattttagatttaattttagatttaatatcagataatagaaattagatctaatagatcttagatctaaaatatcgtaggatatttttttttgaaatattccatcccagatctcattagatctggaagatcctacaagaaaaaagtcgaATTTTCTTTTATCaggattatttaaattataaatatacttCCAAATCAAGTCAACGGTATATCGATCTACATTAATCTTCAGCTCGTCATTTTACCGATCTCACCTAACTTAAGTTAATTCTTGATGAAACACGATGCTCAGCTCAACCGATTATCGATCTACAGTAAATCACATCGGTTCAAGATTGATGTGACCCTAAAAATACAAACGGTTACCTTGCAGTTGGCATCTAGTTCAACAGTAGTTATATCCCAACCATTTTACAACTAATCTCTACATGAAAAAATAACCCACGATCTTCATACAGCTGGCTATTCTGTTATAATAAAgtaatggcctaacaaactctccGAACGACCTAACGGCCTATGGAAGccctctctatataaagagggatAGGGTACCCTCTACAAGTTAAGTTAGAACTCACAGTACTGAGACTCTGCTGAATTTCTTTCAGCTCCCCTATTGAAGGGAATAAGAGTCCTCACCCTATTCTCTTAAAATCTTCTATCTTGTCTTCCAATATTTCCATTTCTACTGCTGATTCTCAAGGCCCCAGTTGATTTAATCATCGGAGATCCTAATCTGGAGGGTATTCCACCGAATCTAGAACTTCTTTTGCAAGATTTTTTGTGGACTTTACCAAACTGCACTCAAAAATACTCCAGCTCGGTTCAGGACCAACCTCGCCATCTTTGCTTTGGAGCCTTGCAACATCAGTTACAATAATCTATATTGTACTTCCACAAATGAGACCCACCGTAAGACTTGATGGCACTTGACGATGAGAAAAGTAAAATCTTCTGAATTAATCAAACATGATATAATCTATATATGCATGTTAAATAAGTGATTTCCATCCCCCCCAACTGAAGTATTTAGTCACTATTTACATCAGCACCATCCCTCTGTTATTTAAAAAGTACTAACAATAATCTGGGGCTAGCCGCTGGATGACAATACCACAATATTGGGAAATTAAGGTCCCACAACACATGCGGATACACAAAACTGGTATAAAGTAAAGTTGAAGCACCTATGCAATGAAGACAACTTTTCTTTTTACAGGAAGACTGAAACAACCTTAATGATGGAGGACGAAGCAATTGTACTCAACCACTGCGTTCATGTTTTTCATGTCAAAAGTGTAGGTCTTGGCCTGGACGTAGCCCTGGGCCAGCCGGAACAGCCCACTGCCGCCGATGACCGGCATCTCTCTCACCGCCGTGAACACCATATTTCGGCCGAGCACCGTGATCGAGCTCCCGTTGTACTTGCCATCCAAGAAAGCAAAATTCATGGCCATCAAAAGGCCTATACCCTCCTGCGAGGCCAACGCGTAGAGTCCCTGCGCACGGCCGACGAGTTTGGATGCCATCGCCGGGCCTTCCGTCAGTGGGTTGTCGATCACGTTCACTTGGCCGAAGAAGCTGCTTGATGTGTTTGTTGACGCAGCCCGGGCCACCGGCACGGAGGTCGGGCTACGACCGCTTACTATGTCGTGCCAGAAGAAGCGCAGGTGGGTGAGCTTCTTGTGGTGGGGCTTCGTGGCTGGCTTCTGGCCTTGGAGGAAGCTATAGGGTTGCTGGGCCAaaatggtggtggtggtgaggagtagaaggaggagtttgaaCATTTTGGGTGGCTGACTTCCCTCTCTGAAGCGAAAGGCAAATGGACAATGGCTTTGGGTGTAGGAGTGACTCTGGGCTTTTGTACGTGTAGTAGTGCATAGTAGGGATGTCGGTGGGGGCAGGCGGGGACAGAGATGTCAAACAAGATGGGTTATGCTCCCGAGATTTTTCCTTTTGTGCTGGTGGTGGTTGGATTTATGAGACTCCTGGAATCTTCAAACTATGATATAAAGAAGGGTTCTccaataatttatttattgacCGATCGTCCTTTTCCATCCCTCCTCTACGTATATACCtaacaaaatatatatttatgcGTGGAAAGTTCGGTATAATTTTGTTACTTTAAGATTCTTTTATCATTCATCTCCCGCGGCGTATCAGAGTGGGTCTTAGGGGGTCCAACGGAGAGACTTTCCTGCATCTTTCATCTCTCCCAACCCACCATCTGTACCTTTCATCTTTCCCACCCATCTTCtgggggaaaaaataaaaaactaatatatatatatatctctctcCCAACCCACCATCTGTACCTTTCATCTTTCCCACCCACCTTCtcgaggaaaaaataaaaaactaatatatatatatatatatatatatatatatatataggtatgtaggtatacatacatacatacatacaaatatatatatatatatatatgtatgcatgtacgtatgtatgtatggatatatatatatatgtatatatgtatgtatgtacatatgtacatatacatgtatgtatgtatgtatataaatacatacatacatatgtatgtatgtagaaagatatatatatatatatatatgtgtgtgtgtgtgtgtatgcatgtgtgtgtgtgtgtatatatatatatatatatatatatatatattatgtatgtatatatatgtatgtatgtgtgtgattgtgtgtatatatatatatatgcatgtgtgtacatatatgtatgtatatatgtatgtatgcatgtatatatagatatgtatgtacgtatgcatgtatatacatatgtatacgtgtatatatatatatatacacatacatacatacatacatacatatacacatgtatatatatatattatatttatatatatacatatacacatatgtatgtatgtatgtgtgtgtgtctatatatatatatatatatatatatatatatatgtatgcatgaatacaagcatatatatgtgtctatatacatatatatatatataatatatatatatatatatatatatatatatatatatatatatatatatatatatatatatatatatatatatatatatatatatatatatatgtatatgtatatgtacttatacatatatacatatatatatatttatatatatatatatatacatatatatatatatgtatatgtatatgtacatatacatatatatatgtatatatatatatatatatatatatgtacatatacatatatatatgtatatatatatatatatatatatatatatatatatatatatatatatgtatatgtacatatacatatatatatatatatgtatatgtacatatacatatatatatatatatatacatatatatatatatgtatatgtacatatatatatatatatatatgtatatatacatatatatatatatatgtatatgtacatataaatatatatatatatatatatatatgtacatatatatatatatatgtacatatacgtacatatatatatacgtatatatatgtacatatatgtccatatatgtacatatatatatacgtacatatatgtacatatatgtacatatatacgtacatatatatatatatgtacatatatgtacatacatatatatatatatatatgtacatatatatatatatatatatatatatatatatatatatatatatatatatatatatatatatatatatatatatatatatatatatatatgtatatgtacatatacgtacatatatatatatatatatatatgtacatatatatatatatgtacatatacgtacatatatatatacgtatatatatgtacatatatgtccatatatgtacatatatatatacgtacatatatgtacatatatgtacatatatacgtacatatatatatatatgtacatatatgtacatacatatatatatatatgtacatatatatatatatatatatatatatatatatatatatatagatatatgtatatgtacatatacatatacatatatatatatatatatatatgtgcatatacatatacatatatatatatatgtacatatacatatatatatatatgtatatatatatatatgtacatatacatatatatatatatttatacatacatatatatatatatatatatatatatatatatatatatacatgtatatatatatatgtacatatatatatgtatatctatatatttatatatgtacatgtacatatatatatatatatatatatatatatatatatatatatatatatgtatatgtacatatatatatatatatgtacatatatacgtatatatatatatatatgtacatatatatatatatatatatatatgtatatatatgtacatatatgtacatatatatatatatatatatatatgttcatatatatatatacgtacatatatatatatatatatatatatatatatatatatatatatatatatatatatatatgtatatatatatacgtacatacatatatatatatatatgtatatatatatatatatatatatatatatatatatatatatatatatatatatatatatatatatatatatgtatatatatatatatatatacgtacatatacatatatatatatatacacatatatatatatatgtacatatatacacatatatatatatatgtacatatatatatatatatatatatatatatatatatatatatgtacatatacatatgtatatacatatatatatatatacatatatatatatatatgtatatacatatatatatatatatatgtatatacatatgtatatgtacatatatatatatatatatatttatatatatatatatatgtatatacatatgtatatatatatatatatatatatatatatatatatatatatatatatatatatgtatatatatatatatatgtacatatatatatatgtacatatatgtacatatatatatgaacgtatatatgtacatatatgtacatatatacgtacatatatatgtacgtatatgtacatatatatatatatatgtacgtacatatatatatgtacatatatgtacatttatatacatatatatatatatatatatatatatatatatgtacatatatatatatatatacatatatatatatatatatatatatatatatatatatatatatatatatatatatatatatatatatatatatatatatatatatatatacatacatgtacatatatatatatatatatgtacatatatatatatgtatttataatatatatgtatgtacatatatatatatatatatatatatgtacatatatatatatatatatatatgtacatgtatgtatatatatatatatatgtacatgtatgtatacatatatatatatatgtacatatatatatatatatatatatatatatatatatatatatatatatatatatatataatatatatatatatctgtgtgtgtgtgtgtatatatatatatatgtacatatatgtatatatatatgtatatgtacatatacatatatatatatatatatatatatatgtatatttgtacatgtacatatatatatatatatatatatatatgtatatatgtatatatatatatatatatatatatatatgtatatgtacatagatacatatatatatatatatatatatatatatgtacatgtacatatatatatatatatatatatatatatatgtatatgtacatatatatatatatatatatgtacatatatatatgtatatatgtacatatatatatacatatatgtacattatatatatatatatatatatatatatatatatacatatatatatatatacatatatatgtatatatatatatatatgtatatatatgtatatatatatgtacatatatatatatatgtacatatatatatatatatatatatatatatatatatatatatatatatatgtatatgtatatgtacttatacatatatatatatatatatttatatatatatatatacatatatatatatatgtatatgtatatgtacatatacatatatatatatatatatatatatatatatatataatatatatatatatatatatatgtacatatacatatatatatgtatatatatatatatatatatatatatatgtatatgtacttatacatatatatatatatatatgtatatgtacatatatatatatatatatatacatatatatatatatatgtatatgtacatatatatatatatatatgtatatgtacacatatatatatatatatatatatatatatatatatgtacatatatatatatatatgtacatatacgtacatatatatatatgtatatatatgtacatatatgtacatatatgtacatatatatatacgtacatatatgtacatatatgtacatatatacgtacatatatatatatatatgtacatatatgtacatacatatatatatatatgtacatatatatatatatatatatatatatatatatatatatatatatatatatatatatatatatatatatatgtatatgtatatatatgtacatatacatatatatatatatatatgtacatatacatatatatatataaatatatgtccatatacatatatatatatatatatacatatacatatatatatatatatgtacatatacatatatatatatatatgtacatatacatatatatatatatgtacatgtacatatatatatatatgtacatgtacatatatatacatatatatatatatgtatgtatatataaatatatatgtatatgtatataaatatatactgttggaaatagtatcccaaattcaatcgtcagcctgttgacggttgtactctttattgtattagtacatgaatcataaataaataaaaattattttgatatttttcatcacaaattatcatcttctaatgaactcctgtgttgtgatgaagtccttaggactatttagactcgacaaaggtggATTTGTCGTTttgtctttaaatctgttcg
Protein-coding sequences here:
- the LOC105037660 gene encoding dirigent protein 22, with product MFKLLLLLLTTTTILAQQPYSFLQGQKPATKPHHKKLTHLRFFWHDIVSGRSPTSVPVARAASTNTSSSFFGQVNVIDNPLTEGPAMASKLVGRAQGLYALASQEGIGLLMAMNFAFLDGKYNGSSITVLGRNMVFTAVREMPVIGGSGLFRLAQGYVQAKTYTFDMKNMNAVVEYNCFVLHH